ATAGCTTTTTTGAgttcctttttgttttttcaaatatatttttataatttttatatgtcatttcgtttttataagttttttttttcaagtacttatcatacaacttttgttttctttttgaagattttagtaaCCCGTTAGACATGGAGTTAAAACAGTTTTGGTTtttacagttatttttttttcaggaaatgCTTTATCATATTGCTTGcagaattgatttaaaaatagatcaTATGCGTTGTTAACGTCATGTGACTGCATACCAAATTCCAATCAacgttgttttttaaaagattttgaaatttttttaccgagttttcattgatctgtcgccTAAATATAATGGATTGAGAAAGAAcactgttaaataatatattgttagTAACTAGAAATGTTGGGAAATGATCTAATAAGTCAGTTTTGATTATGCCTGTGTAAAGACTGTTATTAAGATggttattagttattatattatcaagaaGTGTAGAAGAGTTGTTAGTCACTCTCGTTGGCTTGTTTATTGACGGAGTTAAATTATATTGAAGAAgagtattaataaaattgttaacatAATTATTTGAAGCATGGTTTATTAGGTCTATGTTAAAATCCCCAACTAAGTAGGCATGACTTCgggttttattaatatttgttaagaATGGTTTaagatgagttttaaattttttaaagctagaAGATGGAGGTCTATATGttgcatttataattattttttttgtggttttatttattatttcaatgcaTAATGACTCACAATCTTTTTCATTTACACAGAGATCGTGACGTAAATTATAACTAATTGAGTTGTGAACAAAAATACATACACCCCCACCAACACCAAAACCAGGTGGTTGATGAACTGATGAGTAATTAATTAGTTCAAATTGGGCATTTGTTTCACCACGCTTACACCAAGTTTCCGttagacaaataattttaaaatcgtgtttTAATTCATCCAACAAAAACcttagattttcaaaatttttatttaaacttcgaatattaatgtttaaaattgaaaaactatttttatttttttgaagatattgAGAAGGTTCAATAACTGTATAGTATTggctttcaattttttgattaaagttaTTAGAGTCATCGACGTCACTGAGTGCGACATTTTCATCTAGAAATTCAATTATAAAGTTTTCCTCCATTTTAAAGTAACACATATATAATTAAACgcaaaaatagttaataaaatagttaggaatagttaaaagaaaagtaataaaCCTAACTCTTACTGACACCGTTTCGGGATTTCCTTCGTTTTCTTAGACACCCACTCGCGTACAATCAGCTTATCATATGATATGTATGCAAATTTTCCCAGCTGCCgctcaattttcattttttctctaaGATCTTTTCTTATTAAGTTCGTTTCGAAGCAAAAATCTtcgtttatgtagatatttTCACCCTTTAatttagaagaattttttaaaatttctaccTTATCTTTGTAGTCTAACAGCTTAATAATAATTGTGCGTGGTGTTTTTGCATCTCGGCGTCCACTACGATGCGCTCGTTCAATTCTCACATTTTTTACCCCTAGAGTCTCCTCAAAAAGTTTAATCACTTTTATTTCACTTTCAGACcatatttcattttcattttctttgaTGCCATCAATCCTAAGGTTATTTCTTCGTGACCGATgctctaaaagtttttttttaaagtcaatatACTCATCGTTTTTATGTGCTTCggttttacaaaatctttttttttcaatagactcaatattatttttgacctttttttcgATAAGTTCCTcgtgaaaatttaaactttccTTTATATCAAATACATCCTTTTCCAAtcgtttaattttttccatGCTGTCATTAATGTTTGTTTCAGCTTTTTTGTTGTCGATCGCTCGTTATTTTTGCGTTCGCACTGATGAGTTTAAGAATATTTTCTTCTTGTTGTTTTATTAGTAATACTATATCTTTTTTGTACTCCGCAAACATTTCCTTGAACATTATTCGAATTTTACTAATGGTTACTgccatatttaataattaatagcaacttgtatttttacttttaaatttgtattataaaaaaaataaaataaaaataaaaaaatatttcttcgaTCAATAAAAACACGTCTGTTCACCGTAAAAGTAAATGCGGTATGAACAGTAAAACTAAATGCggtaaaaacagtaaaaagaaCAGTAAAAGTAAATGCGGTATGAACGTAAAAGTAAATGCGGTATGAACAAGTTAATGCAGAAACAAGTGCAAATATAAGAAGTtggaaaacaaagaaaacaaattatttaatcagATGTTATCACATAAGGTGAGTACAGGTCTTTTTCTAATCACGCGCATCagttattaactttatatatagatatataattatCTATAGAAAGATattagatatagatatatatagataaacaatattttttagacttgtatttattattttgtacttcttttttttatttatctgtcGACTTTTTtgttatgtctttttttattaaattcttatttattttttagcaataagagtaaaaaattagaaggcaaatgactttttttatttttctacattGTACGCAGAGTTGTTACGACATAATATGTCTGGCAGATCTGTCGACATATTTTCAGACATATTTTCTGCCGACATAAAATATGTCCCACATATTTTCGATTGACATATTTTGACATAGTTTTATGTCTGAATTATTTTCTGCTGACATAAAATATGTCAGACATATTTTCCATTGACAtattttgacataattttatgTCTGAATTATTTTCTGCTGACATAAAATATGTCAGACATATTTTCTATCGACAtattttgacataattttatgTCTGAATTATTTTCTGCTGATATAAAATATGTCAGACATATTTTCTGTcgacatattttaaaataattttatgccTGAATTATTTTCTGCTGACATAAAATATGTCAGACATATTTTCTATCGACAtattttgacataattttatgTCTGAATTATTTTCTGCTGACATAAAATATGTCAGACATATTTTCTATCGACAtattttgacataattttatgTCTGAATTATTTTCTGCTGATATAAAATATGTCAGACATATTTTCTGTcgacatattttaaaataattttatgccTGAATTATTTTCTGCTGACATAAAATATGTCAGACATATTTTCTATCGACAtattttgacataattttatgTCTGAATTATTTTCTGCTGACATAAAATATGTCAGACATATTTTCTGTCGACAtattttgacataattttatgTCTGAATTATTTTCTGCTGACATAAAATATGTCAGACATATTTTTTGTCGAcatattttgacatatttttatgtCTGAATTATTTTCTGCTGACATAAAATATGTAAGATATATTTTCTATGGACAtattttgacataattttatatCTGAATTATTTGCTGTTTGATATTCTTGAAGAAAAAATCAATCTAACAAATTTATTGCGCATTTCAACTTAATTTACAGAGTTaagtaaaaatagtttaacaaatTTGTTGCTTTTTTGCAATCAATTATAATTGaaggtcaataaaaaaaaatttttttttttggtgccgagcaaacaatttgttttttgggTTGCATTTcacattttgatttcaaatatgcaactcattttttaccatcacgtcaagttgtaaagatatttgggtTCAGATCTTTAATATTTGGGGTAAAGTCcctaatattgtcaaaaaaaaagttgttcaaaagtatgtcaactTGGGTCTCAAAAAAAGCGTATTTTAGAAGATAGTATAAgagattttagaaaattgtcaacaaaatgtttttcagcaataatacaaaatatacttatttttattacaaacgaataacatctttaaaatctctatgaaaatacgcttcttttgagactcaggttgacatacttttgaacaacttttttttcgacAATATTAGGGACTTTACCCCAAATACCCctaattttaatagtatttgATAGTATTTGATAGTATTAATTAGTATGGATTAGTATTGGCGATTTCCCTTATTAGAATGTAAAAACCATCTCAAGCTGAGTTTTTATTActgaaaatggtttttattaatatgactaaacttaaaattattctcttgattaaattaatattaaaaaaaaaacatttttagttatttttaactaatagttGATTCATTCAATAAATTATTCTCCATTGTTGACTTTAAATCATAaggaaaacgaaaaaaaaaaattattccaatatATATTTCACTCAAAACATTTTATGCAAGTTTATGGCAGTTAATTATGCTGTTATAATGCAattgtcaattatttttttgttaaataaatcatAACTATTATAACTAAAAGTATATTATTCgtaattagttataaattattaccgGTTAGTCTTCTTAATATGAATTTAATGAGCTGAATATAACTTTTGTGAAATATTTCAAATTCTTCAgcttaaatgaatttaatttggcacgaattttttgaaattctgTGAACCGTtttattgaaatcttttgaaTTCAATTTTTCATAATGAAATCTATTTCAGGAtcaactaataattaaaaataactgtaaaagtttttttattttattattattttaatcaaagaaatattttaagtttagtcatactaataaaaacctttttcagTAATAAAAACTCAGCTTGAGATGGTTTTTACATTCTAATAAGGGAAAGCGCCAATACTAATCAATACTATCAAATACTATCAAATGATGCCACAATACTAGTCAATATTAGTCAATACTATCAATGTCAATATTAGTCATAATCAATAAATAAGTCATAATCAATAAATAAGTCAATAAATGCCAATATTAGTCAATACTATCAAATGATACATCGCTAAAAAGGGCAGAAAAAGACCTTTATGAAACAACGGATGTTTGCTTATAGggtttaaagtaaaagttttatgaaGCATAATTGATTGCAAAGAcataaaattatgtcaaaataTGTCGACAGAAAATATGTCTGACATATTTTATGTCAGCAGAAAATAATTCAGAcataaaattatgtcaaaataTGTCGACAGAAAATATGTCTGACATATTTTATGTCAGCAGAAAATAATTCAGAcataaaattatgtcaaaataTGTCGATAGAAAATTTGTCTGACATATTTTATGTCAGCAGAAAATAATTCAGAcataaaattatgtcaaaataTGTCGATAGAAAATATGTCTGACATATTTTATGTCAGCAGAAAATAATTCAGAcataaaattatgtcaaaataTGTCGATAGAAAATATGTCTGACATATTTTATGTCAGCAGAAAATAATTCAGacataaaattatgttaaaatatgttgACAGAAAATATGTCTGACATATTTTATGTCAGCAGAAAATAATTCAGACATAAAATTATGTCAAATTATGTCGACAGAAAATATGTCTGACATATTTTATGTCAGCAGAAAATAATTCAGACATAAAATTATGTCAAATTATGTCGACAGAAAATATGTCTGACATATTTTATGTCAGCAGAAAATAATTCAGAcataaaattatgtcaaaataTGTCGATAGAAAATATGTCTGACATATTTTATGTCAGCAGAAAATAATTCAGAcataaaattatgtcaaaataTGTCGATAGAAAATATGTGGGACATATTTTATGTCGGCAGAAAATATGTCTCAGACATATTTGACAGATAACAACCCTGATTGTACGTAGTATTGTtttcttaaaactatttaatgatTTAGATAAAAGAAAGCAACTAGAAAATCTTGTTGCCAAAATGGTTGGCAACTTACCAAGtaagatttgttttaaaagtttgtaatttaagataattattaaataatcatattaatatttaagattttattcgttttttttcAGCTAAATCTGATTCATTAGATAAAGTTTGATGCGTACTCCTATAGGAGAAAATATCGACTGATTCGTTAGATTATGTTTGAAGCGTGCTTTTATGAGAGAATATATCGACTGGTTCGTTAGATTAAGTTTGAAGTGCACTCTTTGTGGATCGAAGCGTGCTCTTCGTAAGTTGCAGATCTATGACTTTGTACTTATTACTTATTGGATATAAGGaggatattttaaaaaaagtgcagcttttattacaaattcaaaatgtttatgtCAAGAACTAATATACTGACTAATAAAACCATGTAATTTAATACGTATTAAATATTTCCTCGACgatgagttttttttctttgcacgAATCCAAACACTTCGTTTTTATAAAGCTTAGTTATTGCTTAAATATTACAAGTCAAAATTAACGGAAAAAGCACGTCTTTTAGACAGTTCATGGGAACCAAAAAGTCACCTAAATATCACGTGCCAAAAGTAACGTGAAAAACACGTCCATAAATCACGTGAATTAGTCATTTCATGGGGACCAAAAAGTTACCTAAATGTCACGTGCTAAAAGTAACGTGAAATTCACGTTTTTGTCACGTCGCTGTGCCTGCTgggttaggacttcttggggcaccttaaaaataaaataaaaaaatttcttgttgcGCTAGGTTTTAATATAAGATACGAACACATAAAACACAACTAAAtggaataatatttttcttaatttcggTCGAACTAGTTCAAACAGTTATCAATTGATAACTGTTTGAACTAGTTCgacatttaaatgtaaaatttaaaaaaaaaatgttccgGGATATAAGAGTGATATCCCGGGAAATCCCGCTGCCACTTTTATCCCGGGAATACGGGATCCCCGTTTGAGAAACCTCACTTCCTATAGTATGTATTTTTATGCTATCTTTAGAAAGCCGAGACTGGTAGTTAtgtagacaaataaaaaatttcttgcatattattttttaagagttatcaaaagtataataaatattttcttccgagaaaaaattgtttcagaAAATATTACAGAGACTTTTCATTATTGCATATTTCTAAAAGACTCACAAAAAACTGGTCTTTTaactatactttttaaaacctttttaaaatctCCAAATGATCACTTTGTAAATTGGAAGTAAGAACAAATGTATAGCCTTCTTCAAGCAAACCATTCATAAGAGATAGAGTAGGTTGTAGTTTTATAATTAGAGCATAAGAAGTTTGTTTggttaatgtaaaatatttacattttgatcaagttttaatacagttttcaatttctctataaagtgtGGGTTTGTTATCACCTTTCACAGCAGCATTGCTGAGTTGATTGGATGAATTGAGTTTCTGTTTTAAATTAAGTGGGAAGTGtgattaaattaacttttaaaacattgataaaaattgCGCGGCACTATTTCTTTAGGAAAATAATTCAACGTTGCAGCTGCAGTTGTTTCGTCAAATATTGCCAATATAAGgttgacaacttgtttgttgtttcCAAGATAAGTGACTTGATAActaatttttcttgcttttttttaaataaaaaatctatttttctgtattaaaatttaaaatcattctattaaaatttttgttttcattatgtttttaaccaaaattttgttttctactgaatttattaaaagtacTATAACCAAACTTTCGGTATTGgctcaaattaattttttggcaaaaacTTAAACCAAAATTCGGTCGATCACTACCTGATTACTTTTGATTAGCCCTTACcacaaaaaaataagtaaggGGTCGTCTACAAATTACGTCAGGCAGTTTTGACCGTTTTTGACTTCTCTTCTTCTCCTCGTCACAACATCGTAACCCTTAAGTAACAAGTCCCGTACGAGTCGTCGTCACAAATCCACTTACCCCTCTCGCTCTCTCTTTAAAACGTGACCTAGTTTATCGACAACCCCTAATACTTCAATACATCATCGTCCACGTTAcgaaatagaaagaaaaaaattacttttgtatgTGTTCATGatcacaaaaaagaaataataagccataaatatatttaaaaatttacataaaaaatgtcacaaataaaaataaatttgtgaagaaataaagtttatcacattttttattgaactttttattatggTAAAGATTTTATAACTGTAGAAAcagtttttgagttttaataaagccgtttaaaaatttttttaagtatacaCATGCATTTGTTGAACCATACAccaatctaataaaaaaaaatttttacatatgttTTTTAACCTACAcgacattttttacttttaccacGGCCTGGTCAGTGAAATGTGCGCGTAATGAGTTAATAAAGTATtctaatttactattttatagtAAGCTCATTATCAATGCAACACAAAGAAATGGAGGTTTTTTGACAGGTTGGCATGGTTTTAACGACAAGttttaaagttcatttaataatcatttagtgttcaaaagttgtgtaaaatataaaacattcaaatagttataacttttgaacactAAAGTTGACGAAATTTAAAGCTTGGTaaagaatttaaacttaatataagattaaaataaattaaaataactatattttcatttttgccTTGACAGTCActtaaaatttcagaaaacaAAACGTGAATATTTAAATGCAGTAATTCCAACCATTTTCCTataatttcaagaaaaataataacagtaacgCGACTTAATCGTTAAATCGGCATTAAGGTGGTAGACCACTattaaaaatcgaaaaaatcattttttcaattttaaagtttttaagtaatataatcATCGTACATTACGAATTTCATAttagttttatgtaaaaacaaagCTAACcctattaaaaattagtttttaataatgcgGTTTAGgcattttcataaatttgtccgTAGCAACGGATTGTTTATTCCGTTGCTATGTAGCAAAAAAGGAAGTCATCTAACAAAATACCTtaaaattaagacaaaaaaacttcatttgTGGTGACTGCTACTCTAAAACTACTTTTTGTTTACTATTAAATGCTTTTGGTGAAGTGTGTTACATGGCTTTTAACAGATTTCTTCAGTAAATGTCTAATTACTTTACAACAACCACAACTTTCTTCGGCTAATTTTCTGTCTTCTATACTTTGGTTAAATAATAACTGAAATAATGGgaaataaagataaaagaaataaaat
This Hydra vulgaris chromosome 04, alternate assembly HydraT2T_AEP DNA region includes the following protein-coding sequences:
- the LOC136079242 gene encoding uncharacterized protein LOC136079242, which produces MEKIKRLEKDVFDIKESLNFHEELIEKKVKNNIESIEKKRFCKTEAHKNDEYIDFKKKLLEHRSRRNNLRIDGIKENENEIWSESEIKVIKLFEETLGVKNVRIERAHRSGRRDAKTPRTIIIKLLDYKDKVEILKNSSKLKGENIYINEDFCFETNLIRKDLREKMKIERQLGKFAYISYDKLIVREWVSKKTKEIPKRCQ